One genomic region from Desulfomonilaceae bacterium encodes:
- a CDS encoding ABC transporter ATP-binding protein translates to MAQPDLVTIEELTKTYKRGGQTIPVLTDISLSVGQGEFLGLMGPSGSGKTTLLNLIAGIDRPDRGRLIVNGVNIAVLSESELSKWRALNVGFIFQFYNLIPVLNALENVELPLLLTSLSKRERRDHAVTALEAVGLNDRMDHFPSELSGGQQQRVAIARAIVTDPVLLVADEPTGDLDKKSAGDVLDLLAELNRQFEKTIIMVTHDPRAAKKAQKILFLDKGILADSIKDEF, encoded by the coding sequence GTGGCTCAACCCGATTTGGTAACAATCGAAGAACTTACTAAAACCTATAAACGTGGCGGACAGACCATTCCTGTTTTGACCGACATCAGTCTTTCTGTTGGCCAGGGCGAATTTCTGGGCCTTATGGGACCATCCGGTTCGGGGAAAACAACACTTCTAAATCTTATCGCGGGGATAGATAGACCCGACAGAGGTCGATTAATCGTCAATGGGGTAAACATAGCTGTCTTGAGCGAATCAGAACTAAGCAAATGGAGGGCTTTGAATGTTGGTTTCATTTTCCAGTTCTACAACTTGATTCCAGTTCTCAACGCATTGGAAAATGTTGAACTTCCACTACTTCTGACTTCTCTTTCAAAACGCGAAAGACGGGATCATGCAGTCACAGCGCTTGAGGCGGTTGGGCTTAATGACCGGATGGATCATTTCCCATCCGAGTTATCTGGCGGGCAGCAGCAGAGAGTAGCCATAGCTAGAGCGATTGTGACGGATCCCGTATTGTTGGTGGCGGACGAACCTACGGGCGATTTGGACAAAAAATCAGCAGGTGATGTCCTGGATCTATTGGCGGAACTTAACCGTCAATTCGAGAAAACGATAATAATGGTGACTCATGATCCGCGAGCCGCAAAAAAGGCCCAAAAAATTCTGTTCCTTGATAAGGGGATTCTGGCGGATTCGATCAAGGACGAGTTCTAA
- a CDS encoding lysophospholipid acyltransferase family protein — MWSKIQYLPRILITAVGLVIFTSLLMPPIVFSSLLTSSGGPAFRMMGWWAKIIAFFMGLKFSVFGAENVMPGQSYIVTPNHQGNTDILALVIKLPLRFRWVIKKELLRIPIFGSALAGTGAIAIDRSNKEASVQSLKRAEEKLSNGWSLLIYPEGTRTSNGELLPFKKGPFMMAIQTGLPILPVTSNGAFKILPKKTMALRPGHITLTIGKPIETKGLTEDDVPQLMEQTRKAIASNLRTDYDPFKD, encoded by the coding sequence ATGTGGTCTAAAATCCAGTACTTGCCTCGTATTCTAATAACCGCTGTAGGCTTGGTGATTTTCACAAGTCTTCTAATGCCTCCAATAGTCTTCTCAAGCCTGTTAACCTCATCAGGCGGCCCGGCTTTTCGAATGATGGGATGGTGGGCCAAGATAATCGCTTTTTTCATGGGCTTAAAGTTTTCAGTCTTCGGGGCCGAAAATGTCATGCCGGGGCAATCGTATATTGTCACTCCCAACCATCAGGGAAACACAGACATCTTAGCCCTTGTGATAAAACTTCCTCTTCGCTTTCGTTGGGTCATAAAGAAGGAACTCCTACGGATTCCAATATTTGGATCGGCCCTGGCAGGAACTGGAGCAATAGCGATAGACCGGTCCAACAAAGAAGCATCTGTACAGAGTCTGAAACGCGCCGAAGAGAAGCTGTCAAATGGCTGGTCTTTGTTAATCTATCCTGAAGGCACCAGAACATCGAATGGAGAACTCCTCCCGTTCAAGAAAGGACCATTCATGATGGCGATTCAAACCGGCCTTCCAATCTTGCCTGTCACATCGAACGGCGCCTTTAAGATTCTTCCGAAAAAAACAATGGCATTGCGTCCCGGCCACATAACTCTTACGATAGGAAAGCCGATAGAAACCAAAGGTCTGACCGAGGATGATGTGCCCCAACTCATGGAACAAACCAGAAAAGCAATCGCTTCAAATCTAAGAACTGACTATGATCCATTTAAAGATTGA
- a CDS encoding efflux RND transporter periplasmic adaptor subunit produces the protein MSSDRLNKLKISLESKDTPGAGIPLIKIVLFLLLLSGLAAIGGYLLWTNWLRPPKEIHVTKVTGAFPSRALTILNASGYVVAQRKAAVSSKATGRLEHLYVEEGKFVKQGDVIAQLENDDLKAALEEAQAGLKVATADLNNAEAELEDATLNFNRQKSLKDSGAVSEQAFDSAEARYKKAQAAHRSARFRVDKTGASVKVAEVNLEQSYIRAPFDGVILTKSAEEGEVVAPMGASLNAKASVVSMADMGSLMVEVDVSESSLEKVKAGGPAEIRLDAFPNDRFEGTVYMIVPTADRSKATVLAKVKFDKIDSKVLPEMSAKVAFLSRPLKNDEDKLFLGVPTNSISGKDGARTVFVIRDGRVHATEVREGRSWGDITEILSGLKKGDAVVLNPDSQLKDGLRVKIKE, from the coding sequence ATGTCCTCTGACCGACTTAACAAACTTAAAATCAGCCTGGAATCAAAGGATACGCCTGGCGCAGGAATTCCCTTGATCAAAATCGTGTTGTTTTTGTTGTTGCTGTCAGGATTGGCTGCTATAGGCGGCTATTTGCTGTGGACCAACTGGCTGAGGCCACCAAAAGAAATTCATGTGACCAAAGTGACCGGCGCATTCCCATCAAGGGCCCTGACGATTCTTAACGCCAGCGGCTATGTGGTGGCCCAAAGAAAGGCCGCAGTTTCCTCAAAGGCAACTGGCAGACTTGAACATCTGTACGTCGAAGAGGGTAAATTTGTTAAACAGGGCGACGTGATCGCACAGTTGGAAAACGACGATTTGAAAGCCGCCCTGGAAGAAGCCCAAGCAGGCCTTAAAGTTGCTACGGCCGACCTAAATAATGCCGAAGCGGAATTGGAGGACGCCACTCTCAATTTTAACCGACAGAAGTCGCTCAAAGATTCCGGCGCAGTTTCAGAGCAGGCTTTTGATTCCGCTGAAGCCAGATATAAAAAAGCTCAAGCCGCTCACAGATCCGCAAGATTTAGAGTTGATAAAACTGGAGCTTCCGTGAAAGTGGCGGAAGTGAACCTGGAGCAGTCCTATATACGAGCGCCTTTTGACGGCGTGATATTGACCAAAAGCGCTGAAGAGGGAGAAGTAGTAGCGCCGATGGGCGCGTCCCTGAACGCGAAAGCCTCCGTGGTGTCGATGGCTGACATGGGTTCACTTATGGTTGAAGTTGATGTGTCGGAATCCAGCCTTGAAAAAGTCAAAGCAGGGGGTCCAGCGGAAATTCGCCTTGACGCGTTTCCAAATGACAGATTTGAAGGGACCGTGTATATGATCGTCCCGACCGCTGACCGATCCAAAGCCACGGTTTTGGCCAAGGTCAAGTTTGATAAAATAGACTCAAAAGTACTTCCTGAAATGAGCGCAAAGGTCGCTTTTTTATCTCGACCACTGAAAAATGATGAAGATAAGCTTTTCCTGGGTGTTCCCACAAATTCTATATCAGGCAAAGACGGAGCCAGAACAGTTTTCGTAATCCGGGATGGCAGGGTTCATGCCACCGAGGTCAGGGAAGGGCGCTCCTGGGGGGATATAACGGAAATACTTTCTGGACTTAAAAAGGGTGATGCGGTCGTACTGAACCCAGATTCCCAGCTTAAAGACGGTTTGAGAGTAAAGATCAAAGAGTGA